Proteins co-encoded in one Ictalurus punctatus breed USDA103 chromosome 18, Coco_2.0, whole genome shotgun sequence genomic window:
- the LOC108279348 gene encoding cyclin-dependent kinase 9, with protein sequence MQRDKTGSSAVSGDKPDRETAIMSKYYDGVEFPFCDEFSKYEKLAKIGQGTFGEVFKAKHRQTGKKVALKKVLMENEKEGFPITALREIKILQLLKHENVVNLIEICRTKATQFNRYKGSIYLVFDFCEHELAGLLSNANVKFTLSEIKKVMQMLLNGLYWIHRNKILHRDMKAANVLITRDGVLKLADFGLARAFSLAKNSQGSCYTNRVVTLWYRPPELLLGERDYGPPIDLWGAGCIMAEMWTRSPIMQGNTEQHQLTLISQLCGSITAEVWPGVDKKYELYQKMELPKGQKRKVKERLKAYVKDPYALDLIDKLLVLDPAQRVDSDDALNHDFFWSDPMPSDLKHMLSTHNTSMFEYLAPPRRRGHMPQQPANQNRNPATASQSEFDRVF encoded by the exons ATGCAGCGAGACAAGACTGGGAGCTCGGCGGTGTCTGGCGATAA GCCGGACCGGGAGACCGCCATCATGTCCAAATATTACGACGGCGTCGAGTTTCCTTTTTGCGACGAGTTTTCTAAGTACGAAAAGCTCGCCAAGATCGGCCAAGGCACCTTCGG GGAGGTGTTCAAGgccaaacacagacagactggCAAGAAAGTAGCGCTGAAGAAGGTGCTCATGGAAAATGAGAAAGAAGGG TTTCCCATCACAGCACTGAGGGAGATCAAGATCCTGCAGCTGCTAAAGCACGAGAACGTCGTAAATCTGATCGAGATCTGTCGAACAAAAG ccaCCCAGTTTAACCGTTACAAGGGCAGCATATACCTGGTGTTTGATTTCTGTGAGCACGAACTGGCTGGCCTACTAAGCAACGCCAATGTTAAGTTCACGCTGTCGGAGATTAAAAAGGTCATGCAGATGCTGCTGAATGGACTCTACTGGATCCACAGAAACAAG ATCCTGCACAGAGACATGAAAGCAGCAAACGTGCTCATCACAAGGGATGGAGTGCTGAAACTGGCTGATTTTGGCCTGGCAAGAGCCTTCAGCCTGGCAAAGAACAGCCAGGGCAGTTGCTACACCAACCGAGTAGTGACCCTGTGGTACCGACCTCCAGAGCTCCTGCTGG GAGAGCGTGATTACGGGCCACCCATCGATCTGTGGGGTGCAGGGTGTATCATGGCGGAAATGTGGACGAGGAGCCCCATCATGCAGGGAAACACAGAACAGCACCAACTCACTCTGATCAGCCAGCTGTGTGGATCCATTACTGCGGAA gTGTGGCCCGGTGTGGATAAAAAATATGAGTTGTACCAGAAGATGGAGTTACCCAAAGGACAGAAGCGAAAGGTAAAAGAGCGTCTGAAGGCGTATGTTAAAGATCCATACGCTCTGGATCTGATCGATAAGCTGCTGGTGCTGGACCCAGCGCAGCGTGTGGACAGTGACGACGCTCTCAACCACGACTTCTTCTGGTCTGATCCCATGCCCTCTGACCTCAAACACATGCTCTCCACACACAACACGTCCATGTTTGAATACCTGGCCCCCCCGCGGCGCCGTGGTCACATGCCCCAAcagccagccaatcagaaccgCAACCCAGCTACAGCCAGCCAGTCTGAGTTCGATCGTGTTTTCTGA